One genomic window of Cuculus canorus isolate bCucCan1 chromosome 11, bCucCan1.pri, whole genome shotgun sequence includes the following:
- the LOC104064636 gene encoding haloacid dehalogenase-like hydrolase domain-containing 5 has translation MRRALSTAIGAIGAGRAPGGTQVSVLPSFGFLFDIDGVLVRGRTPIPAAKTAFQKLVNSQGQFLVPVVFVTNAGNCLRQKKADQLSHLLGVPISQDQVMMSHSPLRVFKRYHDKCVLVSGQGPLLDIAQDLGFCQPITIETLREKHPLLDVVDHDRRPNVLYPSAVELPKIEAVVLFGEPIRWETNLQLIIDVLLTSGYPGNPYHRESYPHIPVLACNMDLMWVAEAQSPRFGHGTFMVCLENIYKKITGKDLKYEALMGKPSKLTYQYAEYLVRAQVAERQWKQPIQTLYAVGDNLMTDVYGANLYNRYLQENSRKGSKSWIQAQIASGRGSATLSQDEEIDHSWEDEFALAAAARCRSVLVCTGVYNPHTEVPLDPRESVTETVFHGHRDFRFDPGLVEPDHIVPDVDAAVDLVFRLENFAPN, from the exons ATGCGGAGGGCGCTGAGCACCGCCATTGGGGCCATCGGCGCGGGGCGGGCACCGGGCGGCACCCAG GTCAGTGTGCTGCCGTCgtttggttttctctttgaCATCGATGGTGTGCTGGTACGAGGAAGGACTCCAATTCCTGCGGCaaaaacagcctttcagaagcTGGTTAATTCTCAGGGACAGTTCTTGGTGCCTGTAGTATTTGTCACCAATGCAGGAAATTGCCTTCGCCAGAAGAAAGCTGACCAGTTGTCTCATCTACTGGGAGTGCCA ATTTCACAAGATCAAGTCATGATGTCACACAGTCCTTTGCGGGTGTTCAAACGTTATCATGACAAATGTGTGCTTGTATCTGGACAAGGACCGCTGCTGGATATCGCTCAAGA CCTTGGTTTCTGTCAGCCTATTACCATTGAAACACTGCGGGAGAAACACCCTTTGCTGGATGTGGTTGACCATGACAGGAGACCTAATGTTCTG tatcCCTCTGCTGTGGAGCTTCCCAAGATTGAGG ctgttgttttgtttggggaaCCAATCAGATGGGAAACCAACCTCCAATTGATAATAGATGTTTTACTGACAAGTGGCTATCCTGGAAATCCGTATCACCGTGAGAGCTACCCTCACATTCCGGTGCTTGCCTGTAACATGGATCTGATGTGGGTGGCTGAAGCGCAGTCTCCAAG GTTTGGGCACGGAACATTCATggtttgtttggaaaacatttacaaaaagaTCACTGGCAAAGATCTGAAATACGAGGCCTTAATGGGCAAACCCAGCAAGCTGACCTACCAGTACGCAGAGTACCTCGTCAGGGCTCAGGTGGCGGAGAGGCAGTGGAAACAGCCTATCCAGACCCTCTATGCTGTCGG AGATAATCTCATGACTGATGTCTATGGTGCTAACCTCTACAATCGCTATCTTCAAGAGAACTCCAGAAAAGGCTCAAAATCATGGATTCAGGCTCAAATTGCTAGTGGCAGAGGATCTGCCACTCTCTCTCAGGATGAAGAAATAGACCACAGCTGGGAGGATGAATTCgctttggcagcagctgcccgCTGTAGGTCTGTTCTGGTTTGTACTGGGGTTTACAACCCTCACACAGAGGTGCCCCTGGATCCCAGGGAGAGCGTAACTGAAACCGTGTTCCATGGCCACAGAGATTTCAGATTTGATCCTGGTTTAGTAGAACCGGATCATATTGTACCAGATGTTGATGCTGCTGTAGACCTGGTCTTCCGGCTGGAGAACTTTGCACCTAATTGA